CGCTATGAGCAACTGGCGATAGAGACGAAGGTGCTCCCTACCTGCAGAAGTGGCGAAGTCCCAGTTAGGGCGGGTTAAGGGAAAAGCTATGTCGATCTCATTAGGCAACTGGGTTGGTCGCCCATCATCGCCCGGTACGTTCTTTCGGGCTTCCAGAAGaactctctgcttttcctccgaGGTCAGCAGAGTCTGCAACAGCTGTTGACAATCATCCCAAGTGGGTTGATGGGTAACTAGAATAGATTCAATCAAGTTAGTCAGGGTGGCGGGGTCCTTAGAGAAGGGAGGGTTATGTTGCTTCCAGTTATAGAGATCAGAAGCAGTAAAGGGCCAGTACTGTGGCCGACCGTTAGGACCTTCCCTCAAGGGGAAAGCTTGGGAGACTTGACTTGGTGGCTGTGCACGTCGGTCCCTGAGTCGCCCCGCAATGGGTGACGCCAGGGAACTAGGCTTTCGCTCTTCTGTTGTGGCCTCCGGGTAGGGAGGGGGTTCTTCCGTTAACAGGTCGATAAGAGGGGACTCAGTGTCTGGAGGCAAAACGGGAGCAGACTGAACAGGCTCGGGAGCAGGCTGAACAGGCTTGGGAGCAGGCTGAACAGGCTTGGGAAGTTTTGGGGATTTATCCCGGAGTGGGGTAAGGGCAgggtaaagagaagaggaagtgggagtaggtgggggaggggtgggttgcGCAGTCTCCCTGGAGGGCGTGGTTTGGGGGTGGGACAGTTGCTCTTTTAGGGGAGGCGGCGCAGTGGGGGTGATAGGGGAGGAGCAGGGTTTGGGAAGGAGAACAAAGGGCTGGACCCAGAGTGGGGGGTCTGAAACCAGAGCCCTCCAGGTGACGATGTAGGGCACCTGATCGGGATGCCCATGGGGTCCGGGGCTGAAAACTTTGGCTTCCACCTGAGAAATAATATCAAGGTTAAAAGTGCCATCGCGTGGCCATCCCACATTGAAAGTGGGCCACTCGGAGGAACAAAGGGTGACCCATTTCTTTTTCCGTATTTCCACCGATTGGTTGTTTGCCCGGTCTCGGACGTCGCTCCAGTGGCTTAGGGTCAGACTTAAAGGAGTAGTCACTGTCTGTCccataatttcaagaaaaaaaagagttattatcACAGAGACAAAGACTAGACTCAGACACAGAACAAACAAACGCGCTGCGCGATTTTGGCGccaaaccgaaagcaaaaactcaagcggagattcagggggtccggattccccctctccaactaAGGCCGTGTATCCCTCCGATATCGgccgagctccaaatgccccgctgccccggggcatagatgtcccgaaggactcaaatgtcccgcccggcgggactacaaacgcctctggaacgtcttccagggctgtgagggagaagtccgagcccgtcagctccttctggccctcaccaaatacaaatggatccgatcgaaccccaaaccaaaaccaaacgcGTGCGCGAAATTACAAGTAACAGATCCAGACACCACTACAGACACAACGCGAAATCACAAGTAACAGGTCTAACTATAACCACAAACACAACGAATATagcgctggccagcttacctcctgacagtgggtcggtggtccctgggtgggggtctcacatcccggacgagcccccaaatgaaagatcccccggggctccaagcaccccggaatggaccccttctcaggaggagacccccggacccaaaaaccaagccgagtccactgatcagatgcaaacagcacgaggtttattgagttgacacaggtacctgcgggcgatcaagtcttaggaagactcgcgcgccagccctttgttcagggcctttttatggggtacggggaagcgaaaacatacgtacagaaacagatacatagttacaaagttttcattggctggtttgaa
The genomic region above belongs to Neovison vison isolate M4711 chromosome 7, ASM_NN_V1, whole genome shotgun sequence and contains:
- the LOC122912509 gene encoding bromodomain-containing protein 4-like; translated protein: MGQTVTTPLSLTLSHWSDVRDRANNQSVEIRKKKWVTLCSSEWPTFNVGWPRDGTFNLDIISQVEAKVFSPGPHGHPDQVPYIVTWRALVSDPPLWVQPFVLLPKPCSSPITPTAPPPLKEQLSHPQTTPSRETAQPTPPPPTPTSSSLYPALTPLRDKSPKLPKPVQPAPKPVQPAPEPVQSAPVLPPDTESPLIDLLTEEPPPYPEATTEERKPSSLASPIAGRLRDRRAQPPSQVSQAFPLREGPNGRPQYWPFTASDLYNWKQHNPPFSKDPATLTNLIESILVTHQPTWDDCQQLLQTLLTSEEKQRVLLEARKNVPGDDGRPTQLPNEIDIAFPLTRPNWDFATSAGREHLRLYRQLLIAGLRAAARRPTNLAQVKQVIQGREETPSAFLERLKEAYRMYTPYDPDDEGQATSVSMSFIWQSSPDIRGKLQRLEGLQGYTLSDLLKEAEKVFNKRETPEEKEERIWLRMKEAQDERDKKRSRELTKVLATVVTQGQDREGVRMGERERRRTKLDRDQCAYCKERGHWARECPRNPKNLRGPLTPKPLTSLLTLED